In a single window of the [Limnothrix rosea] IAM M-220 genome:
- a CDS encoding glutathione S-transferase family protein, whose protein sequence is MLKLYGGARSRASIVQWYLEEIGAEYEFVQLNMQSGEHKLSSYLAINPMGQVPAITDGDVKVWESGAILIYLAEKFGKMPDSLAGKAEIYQWILFANSSLSMGLTPSDNRNETMKRYLQPVNEILAQQPFMLGEAFSVVDVALGSILAYIPMMFQDVDLSAYPHIQSYLQRLGDRPAFQKAIMKRS, encoded by the coding sequence ATGTTGAAACTCTATGGTGGTGCACGTAGCCGTGCCTCGATTGTGCAATGGTATCTCGAAGAAATTGGGGCTGAATATGAGTTTGTCCAGCTCAATATGCAAAGTGGCGAACATAAATTATCCAGCTATCTCGCCATTAACCCCATGGGACAGGTTCCCGCCATTACAGACGGTGACGTTAAAGTGTGGGAATCGGGCGCAATTTTAATTTATCTCGCAGAAAAATTTGGCAAAATGCCCGACTCTCTTGCAGGAAAAGCGGAGATTTATCAATGGATATTATTTGCAAATTCGAGTTTATCTATGGGTTTAACCCCCAGTGACAACCGTAACGAAACGATGAAACGGTATCTCCAGCCAGTTAACGAGATTCTCGCCCAACAACCTTTTATGTTAGGTGAGGCCTTTAGTGTTGTGGATGTGGCGCTCGGTTCAATTCTGGCCTATATTCCGATGATGTTCCAAGATGTAGATTTGTCTGCGTATCCGCATATCCAAAGCTATTTACAACGATTAGGCGATCGCCCAGCTTTCCAAAAAGCCATTATGAAACGCAGCTAA
- a CDS encoding NAD-dependent succinate-semialdehyde dehydrogenase, giving the protein MAIATVNPATGETLKRFKALTSEEIDTKLERAQNAFQSYRLTRFEQRRQWLQNAAMILERDAEKFATIMTTEMGKTKKSAISEVKKCALVCRYYADNGEAFLADEYTETDATKSYVSYQPLGIILAVMPWNFPFWQVFRFAAPTLMAGNVGVLKHASNVPQCALAIEAILEAAGFPEGVFQTLLIGASQVEQVIQDERVKAATLTGSEPAGASLASLAGKEIKPTVLELGGSDPLIVMPSADLDEAVDVGTLSRTLNNGQSCIASKRFILHEAIADQFLDKLHIKFASLKVGDPMDDDTDVGPLATESILNDIVQQVDQARDLGATILLGGKRLDRAGNFYLPTILTDIPTDAPTMKEEFFAPVAMIFTVKNIDEAIALANDIPFGLGSSAWTQDTDEQQRFIRDLGAGAVFINSLVKSNPRLPFGGIKRSGYGRELGLPGIRAFVNAKTVWIK; this is encoded by the coding sequence ATGGCGATCGCCACAGTAAATCCGGCAACGGGAGAAACCTTAAAACGGTTTAAAGCACTGACATCAGAAGAAATTGATACTAAGCTCGAAAGGGCACAAAATGCGTTTCAAAGTTACCGCCTCACTCGTTTTGAGCAGCGACGGCAATGGCTACAAAATGCGGCCATGATTCTTGAACGAGATGCCGAAAAATTCGCCACAATTATGACCACAGAAATGGGCAAAACAAAAAAGAGTGCCATTTCTGAAGTAAAAAAATGTGCCTTGGTTTGCCGGTATTATGCAGACAATGGCGAGGCTTTTCTTGCTGATGAATATACAGAAACAGATGCAACAAAAAGTTATGTTTCTTATCAGCCATTGGGGATTATTTTGGCGGTGATGCCTTGGAATTTTCCCTTTTGGCAAGTTTTTCGTTTTGCGGCTCCCACCTTAATGGCAGGCAATGTTGGTGTGCTAAAGCATGCTTCTAATGTGCCCCAATGTGCGTTGGCGATCGAGGCGATTCTAGAGGCGGCTGGTTTTCCGGAAGGGGTGTTTCAAACGCTACTTATCGGTGCGTCGCAGGTGGAGCAGGTGATTCAAGATGAGCGTGTTAAGGCGGCGACCTTGACAGGCAGTGAGCCTGCGGGGGCAAGTTTAGCGTCGCTGGCAGGTAAGGAAATTAAACCGACTGTGCTGGAATTGGGGGGGAGTGATCCGTTGATTGTGATGCCATCAGCCGACCTCGATGAAGCTGTGGATGTGGGCACACTTTCACGCACTTTAAATAATGGTCAGTCCTGTATTGCCTCTAAGCGCTTTATTCTCCACGAGGCGATCGCCGATCAATTTTTAGATAAGCTGCACATCAAATTTGCCAGCCTTAAGGTGGGTGACCCCATGGATGATGATACGGATGTTGGGCCCCTAGCGACCGAGAGTATTTTGAATGACATTGTGCAACAGGTCGATCAAGCCCGTGACCTAGGAGCAACAATTTTGTTGGGCGGTAAACGTCTTGACCGTGCAGGAAATTTTTATCTGCCGACAATTTTGACTGATATTCCGACCGACGCGCCGACGATGAAGGAAGAATTTTTTGCGCCAGTGGCGATGATCTTTACTGTTAAAAATATCGACGAGGCGATCGCCCTTGCCAATGACATTCCCTTTGGGCTGGGAAGTAGTGCTTGGACGCAAGATACCGACGAACAGCAAAGATTTATTCGTGACCTCGGAGCGGGCGCTGTCTTCATTAATAGTCTCGTGAAGTCTAATCCCCGCTTGCCCTTTGGCGGAATTAAACGCTCAGGATACGGACGAGAACTAGGATTGCCCGGAATTCGCGCCTTTGTAAACGCCAAAACTGTGTGGATCAAATAG
- a CDS encoding photosystem II reaction center protein K, with protein MEAALLFAKLPEAYSIFDPLVDVLPLIPLFFLLLAFVWQAAVGFK; from the coding sequence ATGGAAGCGGCATTATTATTTGCGAAACTCCCTGAGGCATACTCCATTTTCGATCCTCTCGTCGATGTTTTGCCTCTCATTCCCTTGTTTTTCTTGCTTCTTGCTTTTGTTTGGCAGGCAGCGGTTGGTTTCAAATAA